From the genome of Neodiprion pinetum isolate iyNeoPine1 chromosome 3, iyNeoPine1.2, whole genome shotgun sequence, one region includes:
- the LOC124214940 gene encoding uncharacterized protein isoform X2, whose amino-acid sequence MKVAVTSLVIVAVLACFVHDASAQQNWWERDQDGSVAIASSRTSTSAPSTAAPASGMPANCPCVTTPQYNPVCGDNRITYDNFEILKCAQNCGVGVNLLFNGRCEKLI is encoded by the exons ATGAAAGTAGCAGTAACATCTCTTGTTATCGTTGCCG TTTTGGCATGCTTCGTCCACGATGCATCAGCCCAGCAAAATTGGTGGGAAAGAGACCAAGATGGTTCAGTGGCGATCGCATCCTCGAGGACGTCAACTTCCGCTCCATCGACAGCAGCCCCGGCTTCCGGGATGCCTGCCAACTGTCCGTGCGTCACTACTCCGCAGTACAATCCAGTCTGTGGTGATAACCGAATCACCtacgataattttgaaatactgaAATGTGCTCAAAATTGTGGCGTAG GAGTAAATCTGCTCTTCAATGGACGCTGTGAGAAGCTCATATAA
- the LOC124214940 gene encoding uncharacterized protein isoform X1: MKVAVTSLVIVAVLACFVHDASAQQNWWERDQDGSVAIASSRTSTSAPSTAAPASGMPANCPCVTTPQYNPVCGDNRITYDNFEILKCAQNCGVGEYKICGHALSTKIFEGFKGDLFPIMDFFTASSKSALQWTL, translated from the exons ATGAAAGTAGCAGTAACATCTCTTGTTATCGTTGCCG TTTTGGCATGCTTCGTCCACGATGCATCAGCCCAGCAAAATTGGTGGGAAAGAGACCAAGATGGTTCAGTGGCGATCGCATCCTCGAGGACGTCAACTTCCGCTCCATCGACAGCAGCCCCGGCTTCCGGGATGCCTGCCAACTGTCCGTGCGTCACTACTCCGCAGTACAATCCAGTCTGTGGTGATAACCGAATCACCtacgataattttgaaatactgaAATGTGCTCAAAATTGTGGCGTAGGTGAGTATAAGATATGCGGTCATGCTTTGTCAACGAAGATATTCGAAGGTTTCAAAGGAGATTTGTTTCCTATTATGGATTTCTTTACAGCTTC GAGTAAATCTGCTCTTCAATGGACGCTGTGA